The Brachyhypopomus gauderio isolate BG-103 chromosome 2, BGAUD_0.2, whole genome shotgun sequence genome contains a region encoding:
- the polr3b gene encoding DNA-directed RNA polymerase III subunit RPC2 isoform X1, with the protein MDILKDEFGDMSPQQLAAPVNTVEDKWKLLPAFLKVKGLVKQHIDSFNYFINVEIKKIMKANEKITSDADPMWYLKYLNIYVGMPDVEESFNVTRPVSPHECRLRDMTYSAPITVDIEYTRGSQRIIRNALPIGRMPIMLRSSNCVLTGKTSMEFSKLNECPLDPGGYFIVKGQEKVILIQEQLSKNRIIVEQDRKGAVGASVTSSTHEKKSRTNMIVKQGRFYLKHNTLSEDAPIAIIFKAMGVESDQEIVQMIGTEEHVMAAFAPSLEECQKAQIFTQTQALKYIGNKVRRQRMWGGPKKTKMEEARELLASTILTHVPVKEFNFRAKCTYLAVMVRRVILAQGSHKVDDRDYYGNKRLELAGQLLSLLFEDLFKKFNSELKKIADQIIPKQRAAQFDVVKHMRQDQITNGMVNAISTGNWSLKRFKMDRQGVTQVLSRLSYISALGMMTRISSQFEKTRKVSGPRSLQPSQWGMLCPSDTPEGEACGLVKNLALMTHITTDMEDGPIIKLAFNLGVEDVNLLCGEELSYPTVFIVFLNGNILGVIRDHRKLVNTFRLMRRAGFINEFVSISTNVTDRCVYISSDGGRLCRPYIVVKNGQAAVKNKHVEELSQGYRSFEDFLHEGLVEYLDVNEENDCCIALYEHMMTKDTTHLEIEPFTLLGVCAGLIPYPHHNQSPRNTYQCAMGKQAMGTIGYNQRNRIDTLMYLLAYPQRPMVKTKTIELIDFEKLPAGQNATVAVMSYSGYDIEDALVLNKASLDRGFGRCLVYKNAKCTLRRYTNQTFDKVMGPMLDAETRKPIWRHNILDADGICSPGERVENKQVLVNKSMPTVTQTPLEGSSQPSQPQYRDVPITYKGSTDSYIEKVMISSNAEDAFLVKILLRQTRRPEIGDKFSSRHGQKGVCGLIVPQEDMPFCDSGICPDIIMNPHGYPSRMTVGKLIELLAGKAGVLDGRFHYGTAFGGSKVKDVCEDLIHYGYNYQGKDYVTSGITGEPLEAYIYFGPVYYQKLKHMVLDKMHARARGPRAVLTRQPTEGRSRDGGLRLGEMERDCLIGYGASMLLLERLMISSDAFEVDVCGQCGLLGYSGWCHYCKSSCHVSSLRIPYACKLLFQELQSMNIVPRLKLARYNE; encoded by the exons TGCCGCCTGAGAGACATGACGTACTCTGCCCCCATCACCGTGGATATAGAGTACACCAGGGGCAGTCAGAGGATCATACGTAACGCGCTACCCATCGGAAG GATGCCTATTATGCTGCGTAGCTCCAACTGTGTCTTGACGGGTAAGACGTCCATGGAGTTCTCCAAACTCAACGAGTGTCCGTTGGATCCAG GGGGTTATTTCATCGTGAAAGGTCAGGAGAAGGTCATTCTCATCCAGGAGCAACTCTCGAAAAATCGCATCATTGTAGAGCAAGACCGCAAAGGCGCCGTGGGAGCCTCGGTTACCAG CTCCACTCATGAGAAGAAAAGTAGAACCAACATGATTGTAAAACAGGGTCGTTTTTACCTGAAACACAACACTCTTTCGGAGGACGCCCCGATAGCCATCATATTCAAG gccaTGGGTGTGGAGAGCGACCAGGAGATCGTCCAGATGATCGGCACAGAGGAGCATGTCATGGCCGCCTTCGCACCCAGCCTAGAAGAGTGTCAGAAGGCTCAGATCTTTACCCAGACGCAG gcacTGAAGTACATCGGTAACAAAGTGCGTCGTCAGCGCATGTGGGGCGGACCCAAGAAAACAAAGatggaggaggccagagagctCCTTGCATCCACCATCCTCACCCATGTACCG GTGAAGGAGTTTAACTTCCGGGCCAAGTGCACCTACCTGGCGGTGATGGTGCGCAGGGTGATTCTGGCCCAGGGCAGCCACAAGGTGGATGACCGCGATTACTACGGAAACAAGCGCCTGGAGCTGGCCGGCCAg CTTCTGTCGTTGCTGTTCGAGGACCTGTTCAAGAAGTTTAACTCAGAGCTGAAGAAGATTGCAGACCAGATCATCCCCAAGCAGAGAGCAGCCCAGTTCGACGTGGTGAAACACATGAGGCAGGACCAGATCACCAACGGCATGGTCAACGCCATCTCCACT GGGAACTGGTCCCTGAAGAGGTTTAAGATGGACCGTCAGGGCGTGACGCAGGTGCTGTCCCGCCTCTCCTACATCTCCGCACTGGGTATGATGACCCGCATCTCCTCCCAGTTCGAGAAGACCAGGAAGGTGAGCGGTCCACGCTCCCTCCAACCGTCCCAGTGGGGGATGCTGTGCCCGTCGGACACGCCCGAGGGTGAG GCGTGTGGTCTGGTGAAGAACCTGGCGCTCATGACCCACATCACCACGGACATGGAGGACGGCCCCATCATTAAGCTGGCCTTTAACCTGGGGGTGGAGGACGTCAACCTGCTGTGTGGGGAGGAGCTCTCCTACCCCACCGTCTTCATCGTCTTCCTCAACG GTAACATTTTAGGAGTGATCCGCGACCATCGCAAGCTGGTGAACACCTTCCGTCTCATGAGGAGAGCCGGCTTCATTAATGAGTTTGTGTCCATCTCCACCAACGTGACGGACCGCTGTGTCTACATCTCCTCAGACGGGGGACGTCTCTGCAG GCCCTACATTGTTGTGAAGAACGGACAAGCTGCCGTGAAGAACAAGCACGTGGAGGAGCTTTCGCAGGGCTACAG GAGCTTTGAGGACTTCCTGCATGAGGGTCTGGTGGAGTATCTGGATGTGAATGAGGAGAATGACTGTTGCATTGCTCTCTATGAACACATGATGACCAA GGACACTACACATCTGGAAATTGAGCCGTTCACATTGCTGGGGGTTTGTGCTGGTTTGATTCCTTACCCCCATCATAACCAGTCCCCCAGGAACACCTACCAGTGTGCTATGGGCAAACAGGCCATGG GTACCATTGGTTATAACCAGAGGAACCGTATAGACACCCTTATGTATCTGCTGGCCTACCCTCAGAGGCCCATGGTGAAGACCAAGACCATTGAGCTCATTGACTTTGAGAAGCTGCCAGCTGGTCAGAACGCCACGGTGGCAGTGATGAGCTACAGTGGTTATGATATAGAGGACGCTCTGGTACTCAACAAGGCCTCTCTGGACAGAG GGTTTGGCCGATGTCTCGTGTACAAGAATGCCAAGTGCACTCTGAGACGTTACACTAACCAGACCTTTGACAAGGTGATGGGTCCCATGCTGGACGCCGAGACACGCAAACCCATCTGGAGACACAACATCCTGGACGCGGATGGCATCTGCTCTCCCG GTGAGCGTGTGGAGAATAAGCAGGTGTTGGTGAATAAGTCCATGCCTACAGTGACTCAGACACCACTGGAGGGCAGTAGCCAGCCAAGCCAACCTCAATACAGAGATGTGCCCATCAC GTACAAGGGCTCGACGGATTCATACATAGAGAAAGTGATGATCTCCTCAAATGCTGAGGATGCCTTCCTGGTGAAGATTCTGCTCAGACAGACGCGCAGGCCAGAGATAGGAGACAAGTTCAGCAGCCGTCACGGACAGAAAG gtgtgtgtggtctgatCGTCCCACAGGAAGACATGCCATTTTGTGACTCAGGAATCTGCCCTGACATCATCATGAACCCCCACGGCTACCCGTCCAGaatgact gtcggGAAGCTGATTGAGCTGCTAGCAGGGAAGGCTGGTGTGTTGGATGGGCGATTCCACTACGGTACGGCCTTCGGAGGCAGCAAAGTCAAAGACGTGTGTGAGGATCTCATTCATTATGGCTACAACTACCAGGGCAAGGACTACGTCACCTCTGGCATCACtgg AGAGCCCCTGGAGGCCTACATCTACTTTGGTCCAGTGTACTACCAGAAGCTGAAGCACATGGTGCTAGATAAGATGCACGCCCGAGCACGTGGCCCGAGGGCTGTGCTCACCAG ACAGCCTACGGAGGGGCGGTCACGTGACGGCGGGCTGCGTCTGGGTGAGATGGAAAGGGACTGTCTGATTGGCTACGGCGCCAGCATGCTCCTCCTGGAACGCCTCATGATCTCCAGCGACGCCTTTGAGGTGGACGTGTGTGGTCAGTGCGGCCTGCTGGGATACTCTGGATG GTGTCACTACTGTAAGTCGTCGTGCCACGTCTCGTCTCTGCGTATCCCGTACGCCTGTAAGCTGCTCTTCCAGGAGCTTCAGTCCATGAACATCGTGCCTCGACTCAAACTGGCCCGCTACAACGAGTAA